The Spirosoma foliorum genome has a window encoding:
- a CDS encoding SDR family NAD(P)-dependent oxidoreductase yields the protein MSFLDQFSLARKTALVTGSNTGLGQAMAIALAEAGANVVGTSNTGVIKGGDTEKAITALGRTFDGYQLDISNRDALYQFISDVKATHTIDILVNNAGMIMRKPAAEHPDEYWDKVISVNLDAQFILAREFGKDMIARGSGKIIFTCSLLSFQGGINVPAYTASKSAVAGLVKALSNEWASKGVNVNGIAPGYIVTNNTEALRADPDRSKSILDRIPAGRWGEPDDFKGPVVFLASAAGAYVHGTTLTVDGGWMGR from the coding sequence ATGAGTTTTTTAGACCAGTTCAGTCTTGCCCGAAAAACCGCGTTAGTAACCGGCAGCAATACCGGATTAGGACAAGCTATGGCTATTGCTTTAGCCGAAGCGGGCGCCAATGTTGTTGGCACGTCGAACACGGGCGTTATCAAAGGCGGAGATACGGAAAAGGCCATTACAGCCCTTGGTCGTACCTTCGACGGTTACCAGTTGGACATCTCAAATCGGGACGCATTATATCAGTTTATTAGCGACGTAAAAGCCACCCATACCATTGATATTCTGGTCAATAATGCGGGGATGATTATGCGTAAACCAGCCGCAGAACACCCCGATGAGTACTGGGATAAAGTTATTTCGGTTAATCTGGATGCCCAGTTTATTCTGGCCCGAGAATTTGGCAAGGATATGATCGCTCGTGGTTCGGGGAAAATCATATTTACCTGCTCCTTACTGAGCTTTCAAGGAGGAATCAACGTACCGGCTTACACGGCCAGCAAAAGTGCGGTAGCCGGATTGGTCAAAGCACTTTCGAATGAATGGGCGTCTAAAGGCGTGAATGTCAATGGCATTGCACCGGGCTACATTGTCACGAACAATACCGAAGCTTTACGAGCCGACCCCGATCGTTCAAAATCCATTCTCGATCGTATTCCTGCTGGTCGCTGGGGCGAACCCGACGATTTCAAAGGGCCTGTCGTTTTTCTGGCTTCGGCAGCAGGTGCCTATGTACACGGAACCACCCTGACAGTCGATGGAGGCTGGATGGGTCGATAG
- a CDS encoding RNA polymerase sigma factor → MTKAPSIPSDEVLMAQLWVRFKADDEEAFNRLIEARYRLLFTYATRFTKDRDLIKDCVQDLFLELWNRRQVIAETPYVTIYLIKALRNNLLRKLRRETLWRSTTEEGIETDIPITDGLTAETEWIAEEMLLNREQSLRQAVAQLPKRQQEVIFLKFYEGLSNDDIGQVMAVGKQTVANFLYRAMSQLRSCPPTHIFS, encoded by the coding sequence ATGACTAAGGCTCCATCAATTCCTTCTGATGAAGTGCTGATGGCACAACTCTGGGTTCGTTTTAAAGCCGACGACGAAGAGGCATTCAATCGGCTAATCGAAGCCCGTTATCGGCTGCTGTTTACCTATGCGACCCGCTTTACGAAAGACCGCGACCTGATTAAAGATTGCGTACAGGACTTGTTTCTGGAGCTTTGGAATCGACGCCAAGTCATTGCCGAGACGCCCTACGTGACTATCTACCTGATCAAAGCCTTACGTAATAATCTGCTTCGAAAATTGCGACGGGAGACGCTCTGGCGTTCGACTACCGAGGAGGGCATCGAAACAGATATTCCCATTACCGACGGTTTGACAGCCGAAACAGAGTGGATTGCTGAAGAAATGTTACTCAATAGAGAACAGAGTCTTCGGCAGGCGGTGGCTCAATTACCCAAACGTCAGCAGGAAGTTATCTTCCTTAAATTCTACGAAGGCCTTTCAAACGATGATATAGGACAAGTAATGGCGGTTGGTAAACAGACCGTTGCGAACTTCCTCTACCGTGCCATGTCTCAATTACGCAGTTGCCCACCTACCCATATTTTCTCGTAA
- a CDS encoding LacI family DNA-binding transcriptional regulator — translation MKNTPVTIKDIARSLNISISTVSRALRGMQEIHPDTRKAVMRLAEELDYQPNQLAKNLAKSRTKTIGVIVPNLSYHYFSAMLNSIEEAALQAGYSVLVCQTNESYLRETTNIQNLLRSQVEGFIISLSRDTDNYEHVERLVRKNIPLVLFDRYAESIDVSKVIVDNHAAAFKATEHLIENGCRRIGFLAGPTQLVLSNHRVAGYRAALAKHDLSVGDQYVFHCDYTEENTIMQTLALMSLPQPPDGIVVISDRMAYSTMYALKQKGLRIPEDVAIVSFNNEPVSALFSPTLSSISQPIQEMGTETVRLLLRELNATDTMVPKETKVMETQLIVRASWMRQL, via the coding sequence ATGAAAAACACCCCGGTTACCATAAAAGACATTGCCCGGTCGTTGAACATTTCGATTTCAACGGTTTCGCGGGCATTGCGTGGGATGCAGGAAATTCATCCCGATACCCGAAAGGCGGTGATGCGGCTGGCGGAGGAACTGGATTATCAACCCAATCAGCTTGCCAAGAACTTAGCGAAAAGTCGAACCAAAACGATTGGGGTTATTGTGCCTAACCTAAGTTATCACTACTTCTCGGCGATGCTCAACAGCATTGAAGAGGCTGCTTTACAAGCGGGTTATAGTGTATTGGTTTGCCAGACGAATGAGTCTTATTTGCGGGAAACTACGAATATCCAGAACCTGCTGCGGAGCCAGGTGGAGGGGTTTATCATCTCGTTGTCGCGCGATACCGACAACTATGAGCACGTAGAACGCCTGGTGCGCAAGAATATCCCCCTCGTACTGTTTGATCGGTATGCGGAAAGCATCGACGTATCTAAAGTTATTGTTGATAATCATGCTGCTGCGTTCAAGGCCACTGAGCACTTAATTGAAAACGGTTGCCGACGGATTGGTTTTCTGGCCGGTCCAACTCAACTGGTCCTGAGTAATCACCGCGTGGCAGGCTATCGGGCGGCTCTGGCTAAGCACGATTTGTCGGTTGGCGATCAGTATGTGTTTCACTGCGATTATACGGAGGAGAATACGATTATGCAGACACTAGCCTTGATGAGTCTGCCGCAACCTCCCGATGGCATTGTTGTGATCAGCGATCGGATGGCCTACTCAACCATGTACGCGTTGAAGCAGAAGGGGTTGCGAATTCCGGAAGATGTGGCCATTGTGAGCTTCAACAATGAACCCGTTTCAGCCCTTTTTTCGCCAACATTAAGCAGTATTAGCCAGCCAATCCAGGAAATGGGGACTGAAACCGTGCGGCTATTACTCCGCGAACTGAACGCTACGGACACAATGGTTCCTAAAGAAACAAAGGTGATGGAAACACAACTGATTGTCCGGGCCTCATGGATGCGGCAGTTGTGA
- a CDS encoding OsmC family protein produces the protein MRLSASIKSAFNQQKTVVQTNDSAKEMQISVKASGFGSAINGGELLLLSLATCFCNDIYREAGKRNIAITGVDVVCSGEFGSDGEPGSNFTYTAQVTSDASPEEIDALIRHTDQVAEVHNTLRKGLSITLMT, from the coding sequence ATGAGACTATCGGCTAGTATAAAAAGCGCATTTAATCAGCAGAAAACCGTTGTGCAAACCAATGATTCGGCCAAAGAAATGCAGATTTCGGTCAAAGCATCGGGTTTTGGTTCTGCCATCAACGGGGGCGAATTGCTTCTACTTTCGTTAGCAACCTGCTTTTGCAATGATATCTATCGGGAAGCCGGAAAGCGGAACATAGCCATAACAGGAGTAGATGTTGTCTGTAGCGGAGAATTTGGTAGCGATGGCGAGCCTGGTTCCAATTTTACCTATACCGCTCAGGTAACCTCCGACGCATCGCCCGAAGAAATCGACGCGCTGATCAGGCATACCGACCAAGTAGCCGAAGTTCATAATACATTACGGAAAGGTCTTAGCATTACGCTGATGACTTAA
- a CDS encoding HD domain-containing protein, with the protein MNPARMDIQSLYQRAIKFATTKHVAENQLVPGSNLPYVVHLSNVAMEILVAAHYSPNFQLDYAVQLALLHDTLEDTSATFDEIATEFGIEVAKGVSALTKNDALPKAEKMADSLRRIKELSTEVWAVKLADRITNLQVPPNYWSSAKKSEYRQEAITLLNELKGGNAYLEKRLNEKIADYEKYISGETSFFFRQD; encoded by the coding sequence GTGAACCCCGCACGAATGGATATACAGTCTTTATACCAACGGGCAATCAAATTTGCCACGACAAAACACGTAGCCGAAAACCAGCTTGTGCCGGGTAGCAATCTGCCTTATGTAGTTCACTTAAGCAATGTGGCGATGGAAATTCTGGTAGCCGCCCATTATTCGCCAAACTTCCAGTTGGACTATGCCGTCCAGCTAGCCTTACTACATGATACTCTGGAGGATACATCGGCTACTTTTGATGAAATCGCAACCGAATTTGGCATCGAGGTAGCGAAGGGAGTTTCGGCACTAACCAAAAACGATGCGCTACCCAAAGCAGAAAAAATGGCGGATAGCTTAAGGCGTATAAAAGAACTTTCGACCGAAGTTTGGGCGGTAAAACTAGCCGATCGCATAACCAATCTTCAGGTACCACCGAATTATTGGAGCAGTGCGAAAAAAAGTGAATACAGACAGGAAGCAATAACCCTGCTGAATGAGTTAAAAGGCGGAAATGCCTATCTTGAAAAACGCCTGAACGAAAAAATTGCAGACTACGAAAAATATATTTCAGGTGAGACGAGTTTCTTTTTTCGACAGGATTAA
- a CDS encoding FAD-dependent monooxygenase: MIATNLVYKKRIAIIGGGPVGLTAARLLHLKGVPVTVYERDKDASARISGGTLDLHKETGQKALKQAGLLDEFYKNSRPTGMLISNKHGDVMMTMKPDKSKPEIDRPVLRKMLLDSIPETTVVWDKHVVSITKKGDVFSLHFQDNTQAEADLVIVADGGMSKARKAITSTLPEETGTYVIQGEIQNLEADCPAIYALLKQNNLADVEDKKSFFMQHRGDGSLCFYVSFRQSEQWIKDTHLDFTDPSAIRQFLCKLFNDWNPIYSELFACCDTYNGFPLRVFHANAIQTPHTGITVIGDAAHLMPPFGGLGVNMGLKDALLLTNNLTNGKFSSIQSALDDYEQKMVAYASSVQKETLAADDRIHNQTDHSGKRFKERMKLKIAKVVQFATLLVMFLTIGVFWGVWLSYSRSYNLFSLDELIHIANVGVQNLALPMRFISGTCLALLSATAYFMAPKKSKEFYFVLASIALLVITLVLTVAIEVPINNQIISWTPSTAPANWEEIRNRWQFVNNIRTIAALASFGLLTTAILKPFGQNSFA, encoded by the coding sequence ATGATAGCTACTAACTTAGTATACAAAAAACGAATCGCCATCATCGGTGGTGGCCCCGTCGGACTTACAGCCGCAAGACTTTTGCATCTGAAAGGTGTACCTGTAACCGTCTACGAACGCGATAAAGATGCCTCTGCCCGAATTTCGGGTGGCACTTTAGACCTTCATAAAGAAACCGGACAAAAAGCATTGAAACAGGCAGGTTTGCTGGATGAATTTTACAAGAATTCCCGCCCAACCGGCATGCTTATCAGCAATAAGCACGGCGATGTAATGATGACCATGAAGCCCGACAAGAGCAAGCCTGAAATTGACCGGCCTGTTCTTCGAAAAATGCTATTGGACAGTATTCCTGAAACAACCGTAGTCTGGGATAAGCATGTTGTTTCAATAACGAAAAAAGGCGATGTTTTTTCGTTGCACTTTCAGGACAATACGCAAGCAGAGGCCGATTTAGTCATTGTAGCCGATGGCGGCATGTCGAAGGCGCGGAAGGCAATTACAAGCACTCTTCCCGAAGAGACAGGAACCTATGTTATTCAGGGAGAAATACAAAACTTGGAAGCCGATTGCCCCGCTATCTATGCATTGCTTAAGCAGAATAATCTGGCCGATGTAGAAGATAAAAAATCATTTTTTATGCAGCATAGAGGGGATGGCAGCTTGTGTTTCTATGTATCCTTCCGGCAATCGGAGCAGTGGATTAAGGACACGCACCTCGACTTTACAGACCCATCGGCGATCAGGCAGTTTTTGTGTAAGCTATTCAACGACTGGAATCCCATCTATAGCGAGCTGTTTGCGTGTTGTGATACCTACAATGGGTTTCCATTACGGGTTTTCCACGCCAATGCCATTCAAACACCACACACGGGCATTACGGTTATTGGCGATGCAGCCCATTTAATGCCGCCATTTGGTGGATTGGGGGTCAACATGGGACTGAAAGACGCGCTATTATTGACGAACAACCTAACTAATGGAAAATTCTCAAGCATTCAGTCAGCGCTCGATGATTACGAACAAAAAATGGTGGCTTATGCTTCGTCGGTTCAGAAAGAAACGCTTGCGGCCGATGATCGAATACACAACCAGACCGACCATTCGGGCAAGCGATTTAAAGAACGAATGAAGTTAAAAATAGCAAAGGTCGTGCAGTTTGCCACTCTCCTCGTTATGTTCCTTACGATCGGCGTTTTCTGGGGCGTTTGGTTATCGTATAGCCGCTCGTACAACCTATTTTCGCTAGACGAGTTGATTCATATTGCCAACGTGGGCGTTCAAAACCTCGCCCTGCCGATGCGATTTATCTCTGGAACCTGTCTTGCCTTGCTGTCGGCGACGGCCTATTTTATGGCACCTAAAAAATCGAAAGAGTTTTATTTTGTGCTAGCGTCAATCGCCCTTCTTGTTATTACGCTGGTGCTTACTGTGGCCATTGAAGTGCCGATCAACAATCAGATTATTAGCTGGACTCCATCAACCGCCCCGGCCAACTGGGAAGAGATTCGGAATCGATGGCAATTTGTCAATAATATCAGAACGATTGCTGCCCTGGCAAGTTTTGGGTTATTAACAACCGCGATTCTGAAACCATTTGGTCAGAATTCATTCGCCTGA
- a CDS encoding helix-turn-helix domain-containing protein has protein sequence MLFEFNSSEGLGLMEMIAQLSGRTIENDVLQLPDTIGKGYIRRIKLGPLMSILIHQYELAVEVSGKRLATKSRSDVITFSFRNVVNPQRGADNRGQSVQLFPSVQVSSADMDLDLSFPIHAKINTIIVSVHVSLLKELINRDDESVALKNIISGTQPYLYEEIVSAEMQEIANKIISASAPAELQNFYCRVQAEELIYLFFAELIKRDNTSNYPINAADIRRIYSIRDNVISDLSKPPNLPELAYISGMSESKLNRLFKQIFGNTIYNYHQRLRINEAAYLLKNKGLSVSEAGYQMGFANLSHFTRIFERYIGMKPKRYSSINLLIML, from the coding sequence ATGCTCTTCGAGTTTAATTCATCGGAAGGACTTGGCCTCATGGAGATGATTGCCCAATTATCAGGGCGTACCATTGAAAATGACGTACTTCAATTACCCGATACCATTGGGAAGGGCTATATCAGGCGAATTAAACTTGGGCCGTTGATGAGCATACTGATTCATCAATATGAACTGGCCGTAGAGGTAAGCGGTAAACGATTGGCGACCAAGTCGCGGAGCGATGTAATTACCTTTAGTTTCCGAAATGTAGTTAACCCGCAGCGAGGTGCAGATAACCGGGGGCAGTCAGTACAATTGTTTCCGTCGGTGCAGGTGAGTTCGGCAGATATGGATTTGGACCTATCGTTTCCGATCCACGCAAAAATCAATACGATTATCGTTAGCGTTCATGTTTCTTTGCTGAAAGAATTGATAAACCGAGATGACGAAAGTGTAGCTTTGAAAAACATTATTTCGGGTACGCAGCCGTATTTATACGAAGAAATTGTTTCGGCAGAAATGCAGGAAATTGCTAACAAGATAATATCGGCATCGGCACCTGCTGAACTGCAGAATTTTTATTGCAGAGTACAAGCCGAAGAGTTAATTTACTTATTCTTTGCTGAATTAATAAAGCGGGACAATACAAGCAATTATCCGATAAACGCTGCCGATATTAGACGGATTTATAGTATTCGGGATAACGTAATTTCGGACTTGTCGAAACCACCTAATTTGCCAGAGCTTGCGTACATTTCTGGTATGAGTGAGAGTAAATTAAACCGACTATTTAAGCAGATTTTTGGCAATACTATTTATAATTACCATCAGCGTCTGAGAATTAACGAAGCTGCTTACTTACTGAAAAATAAAGGTCTGTCGGTATCAGAAGCTGGCTATCAAATGGGTTTTGCCAACTTAAGCCATTTTACACGAATCTTTGAACGGTACATAGGCATGAAACCTAAGCGGTATTCGAGTATTAATTTACTGATAATGTTATAG
- a CDS encoding DUF4180 domain-containing protein, whose amino-acid sequence MEELQIITHQQNDLKIAEVISRDILIKNIDDGKDLAANLYYQGFDNVIIHNKSIAPDFFDLKTKVAGEILQTFSNFRIKLAIVGDFTTYASKSLNDFIFESNKMGRINFVSSIEEAVSKFGQ is encoded by the coding sequence ATGGAGGAATTACAAATTATAACTCACCAGCAAAACGACCTGAAAATTGCCGAGGTTATTTCAAGGGATATTCTTATTAAAAACATTGACGACGGTAAAGATTTAGCTGCTAACTTATATTATCAGGGCTTCGACAATGTGATTATTCACAACAAAAGTATTGCGCCAGATTTTTTCGATCTAAAAACGAAAGTTGCAGGAGAAATACTTCAAACGTTTTCAAATTTCAGAATCAAGCTCGCTATCGTTGGCGATTTTACTACTTATGCCAGCAAAAGCCTAAATGATTTCATTTTTGAGAGTAATAAAATGGGACGAATAAATTTTGTTAGCTCGATAGAAGAAGCAGTAAGTAAGTTTGGACAGTAA
- a CDS encoding SRPBCC family protein: protein MNSNLAFDFSVDKANNTITVKREFAAELPLVWDAYTKSEILDQWWAPKPWKARTKTMDFREGGHWHYAMVGPEGEEHWSWIDYQHIQPQQNFKGLDAFVEPDGTLKTDWPRSAWDVTFADKGEVTLVEINISYDDLAQLEATLQMGFKEGLSMAMEGLDELLPSLKK, encoded by the coding sequence ATGAACTCCAACTTAGCATTTGATTTTTCCGTAGATAAGGCCAACAATACCATCACGGTAAAACGTGAATTTGCCGCCGAACTCCCATTAGTTTGGGACGCGTACACCAAAAGCGAAATTCTGGACCAATGGTGGGCACCTAAACCCTGGAAAGCAAGAACCAAAACAATGGACTTCCGAGAAGGCGGTCATTGGCATTATGCGATGGTAGGCCCAGAAGGTGAGGAACATTGGTCCTGGATTGATTATCAGCACATTCAACCGCAACAAAACTTCAAAGGTCTCGACGCCTTTGTCGAGCCAGATGGTACGCTGAAAACAGATTGGCCACGGTCGGCCTGGGACGTAACCTTTGCCGATAAAGGCGAAGTAACCCTTGTTGAAATCAACATTTCTTATGATGACCTAGCCCAACTGGAAGCCACTCTACAGATGGGCTTTAAAGAAGGGCTGTCGATGGCTATGGAAGGCCTGGACGAACTGCTTCCTTCCTTGAAGAAATAG
- a CDS encoding ArsR/SmtB family transcription factor: MRRDIFQAIADPTRRAIILLIASQAMTPNAIAEHFDTTRQAISKHLHILVECELVRQDHQGREIYYRLELTKMKEIDQWLDQFRKLWESRFNELDNVLATLKNDRK; the protein is encoded by the coding sequence ATGAGACGGGATATTTTTCAAGCCATTGCCGATCCAACAAGGCGGGCCATTATTTTACTGATTGCCTCTCAGGCTATGACTCCCAATGCCATTGCCGAACATTTTGACACAACTCGACAGGCGATATCCAAGCATCTCCACATATTGGTTGAGTGCGAATTGGTAAGGCAGGACCATCAGGGCCGAGAGATCTATTACCGGCTGGAACTAACCAAAATGAAAGAAATCGATCAGTGGCTTGACCAGTTTAGAAAGCTCTGGGAAAGCCGCTTCAATGAACTTGACAATGTATTAGCAACACTTAAAAACGACAGAAAATGA
- a CDS encoding voltage-gated chloride channel family protein, producing MSSSRFRIPRPLALLFWKQPILFFLVKWLLLSSFIGLLVGSASALFLVSLDWATAWRESHRWVITLLPAAGFLVGALYHYAGQDIEAGNNLLLANIHRPSKIIPLKMAPFILIGTIATHLFGGSAGREGTALQIGGSISDQFTRLFQLRPRDRRLLLIAGIAAGFGSVFGTPLAGAIFGLEVFLLGRVQYDGLFPAFAASFFADMTTRAWGVGHTHYHIPVVPQLTVAHVLWAMLAGALFGGCSVIFSTLTHSISSFFKKRVAYPPLRPVIGGALVALAVFALGTTKYIGLGIPTIVASFTTPLPPYDFALKILFTALTLGAAFKGGEVTPLFFIGATLGNALSFFIPLPTGLLAGMGFVAVFAGAANTPLACILMAIELFGADCGPYVAIACVMAYFFSGHRGIYGSQVIGQPKHLVYSRHTGQNLANLRTIRSKKEHAKH from the coding sequence ATGTCATCATCTCGTTTTCGTATCCCACGTCCGCTTGCTCTACTCTTCTGGAAGCAACCCATTTTATTTTTTCTGGTCAAATGGCTACTACTGTCGTCCTTTATCGGGCTGTTAGTTGGTTCCGCATCAGCTTTGTTTCTGGTTTCGCTCGATTGGGCAACTGCCTGGCGAGAATCGCATCGATGGGTCATTACCCTGTTGCCCGCGGCCGGGTTTCTAGTCGGTGCTTTGTATCACTACGCAGGCCAGGATATAGAAGCGGGGAATAATTTACTGCTGGCTAACATTCACCGGCCATCAAAGATCATTCCGCTAAAAATGGCACCTTTCATATTGATCGGTACGATTGCTACTCACTTGTTCGGCGGATCGGCAGGTCGCGAAGGTACGGCTCTGCAAATCGGTGGGTCTATCTCCGATCAGTTCACCAGACTCTTCCAACTGCGTCCACGAGATCGGCGCTTGTTGCTGATTGCGGGTATTGCAGCCGGATTCGGTTCAGTATTTGGAACACCTTTGGCCGGGGCCATCTTTGGGCTGGAAGTATTTTTACTTGGTCGAGTCCAATACGACGGGCTGTTTCCGGCCTTTGCAGCTTCTTTTTTCGCAGACATGACTACTCGTGCCTGGGGTGTTGGGCACACTCACTATCACATTCCCGTTGTGCCTCAGCTCACGGTTGCCCATGTGTTGTGGGCCATGCTGGCAGGGGCTCTTTTCGGCGGTTGCTCCGTCATATTTAGTACACTCACTCACTCCATCAGCAGCTTTTTTAAAAAGCGGGTGGCTTACCCACCCCTTCGTCCGGTAATTGGCGGAGCACTGGTAGCGCTGGCAGTTTTTGCGCTGGGGACAACCAAGTACATCGGCCTGGGTATTCCGACTATAGTGGCTTCGTTTACAACGCCGTTACCACCGTATGACTTTGCCTTAAAAATCCTGTTCACCGCTTTAACGCTTGGGGCAGCTTTTAAAGGCGGAGAAGTCACACCGCTGTTTTTTATTGGCGCTACACTAGGCAATGCACTTTCCTTTTTCATTCCATTGCCTACTGGGCTACTAGCCGGGATGGGTTTTGTTGCGGTGTTTGCGGGTGCGGCTAACACCCCTTTGGCCTGTATTCTGATGGCGATAGAACTGTTTGGAGCAGATTGTGGGCCATATGTTGCCATTGCCTGTGTGATGGCCTATTTCTTCTCTGGACATCGGGGTATCTATGGCTCACAAGTTATAGGGCAACCCAAACACCTTGTCTATAGTCGCCATACAGGTCAAAATCTGGCCAATCTGAGAACGATTCGATCCAAAAAAGAGCACGCAAAACACTGA
- a CDS encoding M14 family metallopeptidase, whose product MIKLFKLSIALFLFSQTVGKSQTIPSPKEHFGFNIGDDYQLSNYTQTEAYFKKLAASDRTKLIDIGLTAEGRHQYMLVVSSPENIKKLARYKEISQQLAHAENLTDEQAQALANEGKAVVWIDGGLHSTETVGTMQLIETAWQLVSRKDPETLRILDNVVVLLTHANPDGHELVGNWYMRETNPEKRTQEFLPKLYQKYIGHDNNRDFFIMNQRETQNIGRQLFVEWIPQILYNHHQRGPTGTVLAGPPLRDPFNYVLDPLTVTGMDALGSAMINRLNTENKPGYTRLTGTPYSNWFNGGLRSTTLFHNMIGLLTEIIGNPTPEAIPLVPDRLIPNVNSPFPITPQKWHFKQSIDYSLSLNYAVLDYAARQHDQLLYGIYRMGKNSIERGSKDSWTLYPKRINSITPIYQADQRKNNSTGRTSGEIIPRAGDIPTAYYDSLVKAPSLRDPRGFIIPVNQPDFATAVTFINALMKNGIQVQQATADFTVAGKKYLAGSYVVKTDQAFRPHVLDMFEPQDYPNDFQYPGGPPLKPYDAAGWTLAYLMNVQFDRVLDGFDGPFKKLPYGELQSPKGHVTGAAGGGYLLSAKANNSFIAINDLLASGIDVFRLPNGVGGKSTVESGAFFVPASAKAKSLLDKSAKDLGIEMTGVAKKPTTLNEQSIAHAHCAVGHLRRVDAVGLGSLADGAVSFPDERDLCSGH is encoded by the coding sequence ATGATCAAACTTTTCAAATTGAGTATTGCCCTCTTCTTGTTCAGTCAAACAGTTGGGAAATCACAGACAATTCCATCGCCCAAGGAGCATTTTGGTTTCAATATTGGCGATGATTATCAGCTCTCGAATTACACGCAGACCGAAGCGTATTTCAAGAAGTTAGCGGCTTCGGATCGAACTAAGCTAATCGATATTGGGCTAACCGCCGAAGGTCGCCATCAGTACATGCTGGTTGTTTCCTCGCCCGAGAATATCAAGAAACTAGCTCGATACAAGGAGATTTCCCAGCAGCTCGCCCACGCCGAAAATCTCACCGATGAGCAGGCGCAGGCTTTGGCGAACGAAGGGAAAGCCGTGGTCTGGATTGACGGTGGACTTCACTCGACAGAGACCGTTGGGACTATGCAGCTCATTGAAACGGCCTGGCAATTGGTGAGCCGCAAAGACCCTGAAACGCTGCGGATACTGGACAACGTCGTGGTGCTACTTACCCATGCTAATCCCGATGGGCACGAACTTGTCGGCAACTGGTACATGCGTGAGACGAACCCGGAGAAGCGTACGCAGGAATTTCTGCCGAAACTGTATCAGAAATACATCGGGCACGACAACAACCGCGACTTCTTCATCATGAATCAGCGAGAAACGCAGAATATTGGCCGGCAATTGTTTGTCGAATGGATTCCCCAGATTCTATATAATCACCACCAACGCGGGCCAACGGGTACGGTGCTAGCGGGCCCTCCCCTACGCGATCCGTTCAACTACGTACTTGATCCGCTGACCGTAACGGGCATGGATGCACTGGGTTCGGCCATGATCAACCGCCTGAATACGGAGAACAAACCAGGCTACACACGCCTGACGGGCACACCTTATTCGAACTGGTTTAACGGCGGTTTGCGTTCGACGACGCTCTTCCACAACATGATCGGGTTGCTGACTGAAATCATTGGTAACCCAACGCCCGAAGCTATCCCGCTCGTCCCCGACCGACTAATTCCCAATGTGAATTCGCCCTTTCCGATCACCCCACAGAAATGGCATTTTAAGCAATCCATCGACTATTCGCTCTCACTCAATTACGCTGTACTGGATTATGCCGCTCGTCAACACGATCAACTATTGTACGGTATTTATCGGATGGGCAAAAACTCCATTGAACGAGGCAGCAAAGATTCCTGGACGCTGTATCCTAAACGCATTAATTCTATCACGCCCATTTATCAGGCCGATCAGCGAAAAAACAACTCCACTGGCCGAACTTCCGGCGAGATAATTCCACGGGCTGGCGACATTCCCACGGCTTATTATGACTCGCTCGTAAAAGCCCCAAGTCTCCGCGACCCTCGTGGGTTCATCATTCCGGTCAATCAGCCCGATTTTGCAACGGCCGTTACGTTCATTAATGCCCTGATGAAGAATGGTATACAAGTTCAGCAGGCAACTGCCGATTTTACAGTAGCGGGCAAGAAGTACCTGGCAGGCTCCTATGTGGTCAAAACAGATCAGGCGTTCCGGCCACACGTGCTGGATATGTTTGAACCGCAGGACTATCCCAACGATTTTCAGTATCCAGGCGGTCCTCCGCTCAAACCATACGATGCTGCTGGCTGGACGCTGGCTTACCTGATGAATGTTCAGTTTGACCGGGTTCTGGATGGCTTTGATGGCCCCTTCAAGAAACTGCCTTACGGTGAACTTCAATCGCCCAAAGGTCATGTAACGGGGGCTGCGGGCGGTGGTTATTTGTTGAGTGCCAAAGCCAATAACTCGTTCATCGCCATCAATGACCTGCTGGCGTCGGGTATCGATGTGTTCCGTTTGCCCAATGGTGTGGGTGGCAAATCGACCGTAGAATCAGGGGCGTTCTTCGTTCCCGCTTCGGCCAAAGCCAAATCCCTGCTGGACAAATCAGCTAAAGATTTGGGTATCGAAATGACGGGGGTGGCTAAAAAGCCAACCACATTGAATGAGCAAAGTATCGCCCATGCGCATTGTGCTGTGGGACACCTACGGCGGGTCGATGCCGTCGGGTTGGGTTCGTTGGCTGATGGAGCAGTATCATTTCCCGATGAACGTGATTTATGCTCAGGACATTGA